The following coding sequences are from one Streptomyces dengpaensis window:
- a CDS encoding type II secretion system F family protein: protein MSVGAAMACAGAAAWLMGGWDSGARRARSLCAGGGVVAPGPPPWEKALAAWRRVRGRLRAEGWSVAAGLVIALLGASVVPLLLGAAGVPLLRRVRRAGEARRERERRGDAVIALCGALAGEVRAGRQPGEALLRAARDSGGLGEAQAFVLAAARFGGDVPGSLTDAARQPGADGLVGLAACWRVAVDRGAGLAAGLDRLEGALRAERDQRADLRAQLAGSRSTAVMLAGLPVLGLLLGTALGADPLHVLLHTGPGLGCLLAGGVLEGVGLWWALRIVRGAETA, encoded by the coding sequence ATGTCGGTGGGGGCGGCCATGGCGTGCGCCGGGGCGGCGGCCTGGTTGATGGGCGGCTGGGACTCGGGGGCGCGCAGGGCGCGGTCGCTGTGCGCGGGCGGCGGAGTCGTGGCGCCCGGTCCGCCGCCGTGGGAGAAGGCGCTCGCAGCATGGCGGCGGGTGCGGGGGCGGCTGCGGGCCGAAGGGTGGTCGGTGGCTGCCGGGTTGGTGATCGCACTGCTGGGCGCGTCCGTGGTGCCTCTGCTCCTCGGGGCGGCGGGAGTGCCGCTGCTCAGGCGAGTACGGCGGGCCGGGGAGGCGCGGCGCGAGCGGGAGCGCCGGGGCGATGCGGTGATCGCCCTGTGCGGGGCCCTCGCTGGGGAGGTGCGGGCCGGGCGGCAGCCGGGCGAGGCGCTGCTGCGGGCCGCACGCGACTCGGGCGGGCTCGGCGAGGCGCAGGCGTTCGTGCTGGCGGCGGCGAGGTTCGGCGGGGATGTGCCGGGCTCGCTCACCGATGCGGCACGTCAGCCGGGGGCCGACGGGCTGGTGGGGCTCGCCGCGTGCTGGCGCGTGGCGGTGGACCGGGGAGCGGGCCTGGCGGCGGGGCTGGACCGCTTGGAGGGTGCACTGCGTGCGGAGCGGGACCAACGAGCCGATCTACGCGCCCAATTGGCGGGATCACGGTCGACGGCGGTGATGCTCGCGGGACTGCCGGTCCTGGGACTCCTCCTCGGCACAGCGCTGGGCGCCGATCCGCTGCACGTGCTGCTGCACACCGGCCCCGGACTGGGCTGCCTGCTGGCCGGAGGGGTGTTGGAGGGCGTGGGGCTGTGGTGGGCGCTGCGCATCGTGAGGGGAGCGGAGACGGCATGA
- a CDS encoding TadA family conjugal transfer-associated ATPase: MSWDAATGMDCGAGLQGRTATEGAGGPYGRTGLLDGVRQWLAESGSEPTPARVAQALREQGRVLGDAEVLGAAERLRSELVGSGPLEPLLADPSVTDVLVSAPDRVWVDRGGGLELTAVSFPDAAAVRRLAQRLAAVAGRRLDDARPWVDARLPDGTRLHAVLPPVAVGSTCLSLRVVRPRAFTLDELVAAGTVPPGGDRVLRALLEARLSFLISGGTGSGKTTLLSALLGLVGPGERIVLAEDSAELRPDHPHVVRLEGRPANQEGVGLVALQDLVRQALRMRPDRLVVGEVRGPEVVSLLAALNTGHEGGCGTVHANAAAQVPARLEALGTAAGLDRAALHSQLAAALSVVLHLVRDRAGRRRIAEVHVLERDPSGLVVTVPALRWGAEAFAYERGWERLRGLLRDGAEGSGLA, encoded by the coding sequence ATGAGCTGGGACGCCGCCACGGGGATGGACTGCGGGGCGGGCCTGCAGGGACGTACGGCGACGGAGGGCGCCGGAGGGCCGTACGGGCGTACGGGCCTGCTGGACGGCGTACGGCAATGGCTCGCCGAGAGCGGCTCCGAGCCGACACCCGCGCGCGTGGCGCAGGCGCTGCGCGAGCAGGGGCGGGTGCTCGGGGACGCCGAAGTCCTCGGCGCGGCTGAGCGGTTGCGCTCCGAGCTGGTCGGCAGCGGTCCACTGGAACCGTTGCTCGCGGACCCGTCGGTGACCGATGTCCTGGTGTCCGCGCCGGACCGGGTGTGGGTGGACCGGGGCGGCGGCCTGGAGCTGACGGCCGTCTCCTTTCCGGACGCGGCGGCCGTACGACGCCTAGCGCAGCGCCTCGCGGCCGTGGCCGGACGACGGCTGGACGACGCACGCCCCTGGGTGGACGCGCGGCTGCCGGACGGGACCCGCCTGCACGCGGTGCTGCCACCGGTCGCCGTCGGCTCCACCTGCCTGTCCCTGCGGGTCGTACGGCCGCGTGCGTTCACGCTCGACGAGTTGGTGGCGGCGGGGACGGTGCCGCCCGGCGGGGACCGGGTGCTCAGAGCCCTGCTGGAGGCCCGGCTGTCCTTCCTGATCAGCGGAGGCACCGGTTCCGGGAAGACGACGCTGTTGAGTGCGCTGCTGGGGCTGGTCGGCCCCGGGGAGCGGATCGTGCTCGCCGAGGACTCGGCGGAACTGCGGCCCGACCATCCCCATGTGGTGCGCCTGGAGGGGCGGCCCGCCAATCAGGAGGGTGTCGGGCTCGTCGCGCTCCAGGACCTGGTCCGTCAGGCCCTGCGCATGAGACCGGACCGGCTGGTCGTCGGAGAGGTGCGCGGACCGGAGGTCGTCTCCCTGCTGGCCGCGCTCAACACCGGCCACGAGGGCGGCTGCGGCACCGTGCACGCGAACGCGGCGGCGCAGGTCCCGGCCCGCCTGGAGGCACTGGGCACCGCCGCCGGGCTCGACAGGGCCGCTCTGCACAGCCAGTTGGCGGCGGCGTTGTCCGTGGTCCTGCATCTCGTACGCGATCGGGCCGGGCGGCGGCGGATCGCCGAGGTGCATGTGCTGGAGCGCGATCCGTCCGGGCTGGTGGTGACGGTCCCAGCGCTGCGGTGGGGCGCGGAGGCGTTCGCGTACGAGCGGGGGTGGGAGCGGCTGCGGGGGCTGCTTCGGGACGGGGCCGAGGGGAGTGGTCTGGCGTGA
- the ssd gene encoding septum site-determining protein Ssd has translation MAGAITHDRPPAAEGRQGGPLIVTEDAELLDDLLRLCAAAGARPEVHHGVPERRGGWEAAPLVLVGDDAARRVRGASRRRGVVLVGRDQDDSGVWQRAVEIGADHVLVLPDGEQWLVDRIADVAEGVGRPALTVGVLGGRGGAGASTLACALAITSAREGRRTLLVDADPLGGGLDVLLGGEAAEGLRWPAFAASRGRVGGGALEESLPELHGLRFLSWDRGDSVTIPPQAVRAVLAAARRRGGAVVVDLPRRIDEGVAEALAQLDLGVLVVPADLRSIAAAGRVASAVGMVLRDLRVAVRGPYAPGLDDREVARLLGLPLVGEVPAESSPLDGGPPPGGVARGPLARFCAAFWKRVPVEGGGV, from the coding sequence GTGGCGGGAGCCATCACACATGACCGGCCGCCCGCCGCCGAGGGGCGGCAGGGCGGACCGTTGATCGTTACTGAAGACGCGGAACTCCTTGACGACCTGTTGCGCCTGTGCGCGGCGGCGGGCGCCAGGCCGGAGGTCCACCACGGGGTTCCGGAGCGCAGAGGCGGCTGGGAGGCGGCACCTCTCGTCCTCGTCGGCGACGATGCCGCGCGGCGCGTGCGCGGGGCATCGCGCAGACGCGGAGTGGTGCTGGTCGGTCGGGACCAGGACGACTCGGGCGTCTGGCAGCGGGCCGTCGAGATCGGTGCCGACCATGTCCTGGTGCTGCCCGATGGCGAGCAGTGGCTGGTCGACCGCATCGCCGACGTGGCCGAAGGCGTCGGCAGGCCCGCCCTCACGGTCGGCGTGCTCGGCGGCCGTGGCGGGGCCGGAGCCTCCACGCTGGCCTGCGCGCTCGCCATCACCTCGGCGCGCGAGGGGCGGCGCACCCTGCTCGTGGACGCCGATCCGCTGGGCGGCGGACTCGACGTACTCCTGGGCGGCGAGGCGGCCGAAGGTCTGCGCTGGCCGGCGTTCGCCGCGTCCCGCGGCCGGGTCGGCGGCGGCGCGCTGGAGGAGTCGCTGCCCGAACTGCACGGGCTGCGGTTCCTGAGCTGGGATCGCGGTGACTCCGTCACCATTCCGCCGCAAGCCGTACGAGCGGTGCTGGCCGCCGCCAGACGACGCGGCGGCGCGGTGGTCGTCGACCTGCCCCGCCGGATCGACGAGGGTGTCGCCGAGGCACTCGCCCAGCTCGACCTGGGAGTCCTGGTGGTCCCGGCCGACCTGCGTTCGATCGCGGCGGCCGGACGGGTGGCGTCCGCGGTCGGCATGGTCCTGCGCGATCTACGGGTCGCCGTGCGCGGTCCCTACGCGCCGGGCCTCGACGACCGCGAGGTGGCCCGGCTGCTCGGACTGCCCCTGGTCGGCGAAGTGCCCGCCGAATCCTCGCCGTTGGACGGGGGGCCGCCGCCCGGCGGAGTGGCGCGAGGGCCGCTGGCCCGGTTCTGCGCCGCCTTCTGGAAGCGGGTTCCGGTGGAAGGCGGGGGCGTATGA